From a single Bacillus pseudomycoides DSM 12442 genomic region:
- the accA gene encoding acetyl-CoA carboxylase carboxyl transferase subunit alpha: protein MAELEFEKPVVELRNKIRELKDYTKNTQMDFSEEIRILEDKLENLEEEIYGNMKVWDRVQIARHAERPTTLDYIEHLFTDFFECHGDRLYGDDAAIVGGIAKYDGMPVTVIGHQRGKDTKENIRRNFGMPHPEGYRKALRLMKQAEKFNRPIICFIDTKGAYPGKAAEERGQSEAIARNLFEMAGLTVPVVCVVIGEGGSGGALGLGVGDYIHMLENSTYSVITPEGAAAILWKDAGKAKEAAEAMKITAADLKELGVIDEIIPETRGGAHRNILKQSENIDLMLKKTFGQLNGISKDELIEKRYEKYMKIGQVSFSNASIWIK from the coding sequence ATGGCAGAGCTAGAATTTGAAAAACCAGTTGTTGAGCTAAGAAATAAGATTCGAGAACTGAAAGACTATACGAAAAACACCCAGATGGACTTCAGCGAGGAGATTCGTATTTTGGAAGACAAGCTAGAAAATTTAGAGGAAGAAATATACGGCAATATGAAAGTATGGGACCGCGTTCAAATTGCTCGTCATGCAGAACGACCGACAACGCTCGATTATATTGAGCACTTATTTACTGATTTTTTTGAATGTCATGGAGATCGTCTATATGGCGATGATGCAGCGATTGTCGGCGGCATCGCGAAATATGATGGCATGCCTGTAACAGTAATTGGGCACCAGCGCGGGAAAGATACGAAAGAAAATATTCGTCGTAATTTTGGAATGCCTCATCCAGAAGGATATCGAAAGGCGCTACGTTTAATGAAGCAAGCGGAGAAATTTAATCGTCCAATCATCTGCTTCATTGATACGAAAGGTGCTTATCCTGGTAAGGCTGCTGAAGAACGTGGGCAAAGTGAAGCGATTGCACGTAATTTATTCGAAATGGCAGGGCTTACTGTACCTGTGGTTTGCGTTGTTATCGGTGAAGGTGGCAGTGGTGGTGCGTTAGGTCTTGGAGTAGGAGATTACATTCATATGCTAGAAAATTCCACTTATTCTGTTATTACACCAGAGGGAGCGGCAGCGATTCTTTGGAAAGATGCAGGAAAAGCGAAAGAAGCTGCAGAAGCGATGAAAATCACGGCGGCGGATTTGAAAGAATTAGGTGTAATTGACGAAATTATTCCAGAAACACGCGGCGGTGCGCATCGTAATATTTTAAAGCAATCAGAAAATATTGACTTAATGTTGAAAAAAACATTCGGGCAATTAAACGGTATTTCGAAAGATGAATTAATCGAAAAACGTTATGAAAAATATATGAAAATTGGGCAAGTTTCGTTTTCAAACGCTTCCATTTGGATAAAATAA